Proteins from a single region of Chloroflexota bacterium:
- a CDS encoding class I SAM-dependent methyltransferase — protein sequence MSSNDSEEIARFYAQTYDLSVADWPGEVDFYRELAAAARAQGRAVLEVACGTGRIALRLADDGVNIVGLDRSPAMLAIAREKSRALPAIRWVEGDMRAFDLDQTFGLVIIPGHAFQNLVTPQDQLACLESIGRHLTDDGILVVHLDHQNVDWLGGLVKDKGGVFQEAEQFQNPQTGRQVQTLRAWSYEPASQTAIAETVWQEIDEQGQVVNRRESGPVRLHCVFPFEMQHLLSLAGYEVEAIYGDFLRGALSGDSEEMIWVSSCS from the coding sequence ATGAGCAGCAATGATTCTGAGGAGATCGCCCGCTTTTACGCTCAAACCTATGATCTCTCCGTCGCAGATTGGCCTGGCGAAGTCGATTTCTATCGGGAATTGGCTGCGGCAGCCCGCGCGCAGGGCAGAGCGGTGTTGGAGGTTGCCTGCGGGACGGGTCGTATCGCTTTACGGCTGGCTGATGATGGTGTCAACATCGTTGGCCTGGATCGGTCCCCGGCGATGCTGGCGATTGCCCGGGAAAAGAGCCGGGCTTTGCCAGCGATCCGCTGGGTGGAGGGGGACATGAGAGCCTTTGATCTCGACCAGACCTTTGGCCTGGTCATCATTCCCGGGCACGCCTTTCAGAACCTGGTGACGCCCCAGGACCAACTGGCCTGTCTTGAATCGATCGGGCGGCATCTCACCGATGACGGGATTCTCGTCGTTCATCTGGATCACCAAAACGTAGACTGGCTCGGCGGTCTTGTCAAGGACAAGGGAGGCGTTTTCCAGGAGGCGGAGCAGTTCCAGAATCCGCAAACAGGCCGGCAAGTTCAGACTTTGCGGGCCTGGTCCTACGAGCCAGCGAGCCAGACGGCGATTGCCGAGACGGTCTGGCAGGAGATCGATGAACAGGGACAGGTCGTTAACCGGAGGGAAAGCGGGCCAGTTCGATTGCACTGTGTTTTTCCGTTTGAGATGCAGCACCTGTTGAGCCTGGCCGGTTATGAAGTGGAGGCAATTTACGGCGATTTCCTGCGAGGCGCATTGAGCGGCGACTCGGAGGAAATGATATGGGTTTCGAGCTGTTCATAA
- a CDS encoding altronate dehydratase family protein gives MDSSPIELFGRSSSEPLSLREVTARLHPEDNVAIAKRSLQAGLVLQTTSGRKLAVQQLVPAGHKIALREIGAGDAVRRYGQTIGFAREPISPGQHVHSHNVGLKDFSRDYAFCQDARPTAYIPEADRRSFMGFQRASGRVGTRNTIAVIGSVNCSAHGCHEITRHFTAERLASYPNVDEVIALTHDEGCGGVHSGTRDYAMLQRTLAGMARHPNVGATVLVGLGCEINQLNDLIERQQLDDETAVAPELVSLVIQDLGGIGPTVQAGIAAIDDLLPAVNAVQRSSQPVSELTIALECGGSDSWSGITANPLVGLVSDALIRQGGTVVLAETPEVYGVEHLLTRRAISPEVGQKLLDKIDWWQAYLRDRGVEFDNNPGPGNKAGGLSNIVEKSLGAIVKSGSTNLVDVYDYAEQIERRGFVFMDTPGYDPVSVTGMVAGGCNLVLFTTGRGSVFGFKPAPSIKISTNSPTFERMPGDMDFDAGRVLEKDGSLETLAAELFDLIVDVASGAPSRSEAQNVGTLEFVPWRSGPIV, from the coding sequence ATGGATTCCTCACCCATTGAACTTTTCGGCAGATCATCTTCTGAACCGCTTTCTCTGCGGGAAGTCACTGCGCGGCTCCACCCTGAAGACAATGTGGCCATCGCCAAGCGAAGCCTTCAGGCCGGTCTGGTTCTGCAGACGACCTCCGGCAGGAAGTTGGCCGTGCAGCAACTGGTGCCGGCAGGACATAAGATCGCTCTTCGCGAAATCGGGGCTGGAGATGCGGTCCGCCGCTATGGCCAGACCATCGGGTTCGCCAGGGAGCCAATCTCGCCGGGCCAACACGTCCACAGCCACAACGTGGGGCTAAAGGACTTTTCGAGAGACTATGCCTTTTGTCAGGACGCTCGTCCTACCGCTTACATCCCGGAAGCGGACCGGCGCAGCTTTATGGGCTTCCAGCGGGCGAGCGGGCGGGTCGGCACGAGAAACACCATCGCCGTCATCGGCAGCGTGAACTGTTCGGCCCATGGTTGCCATGAAATCACCCGCCATTTCACCGCCGAGCGGCTGGCGTCCTATCCCAACGTCGACGAGGTCATCGCCCTGACCCATGACGAGGGTTGTGGCGGTGTGCATAGCGGCACCCGGGACTATGCCATGCTACAACGTACCCTGGCTGGCATGGCGCGACACCCCAACGTGGGTGCCACCGTTCTGGTGGGCTTGGGCTGTGAGATCAACCAACTGAACGATCTCATCGAGCGCCAGCAACTGGACGATGAAACCGCTGTGGCGCCAGAACTTGTGAGCCTGGTGATTCAGGACCTGGGTGGCATCGGACCCACCGTGCAGGCCGGCATTGCCGCAATCGATGATCTGCTGCCAGCGGTCAACGCCGTCCAGCGCTCTTCCCAGCCGGTTTCTGAGCTGACCATTGCCCTGGAATGCGGGGGCAGCGACAGTTGGTCAGGCATTACAGCCAATCCCCTGGTGGGGCTGGTCTCGGACGCGTTGATCCGGCAGGGTGGCACAGTCGTGTTGGCGGAAACCCCTGAGGTTTACGGTGTAGAACATTTGCTGACGCGGCGGGCCATCAGCCCGGAAGTTGGCCAGAAACTGCTGGACAAGATCGACTGGTGGCAAGCCTATCTGAGGGATCGGGGCGTCGAGTTCGACAACAATCCTGGACCGGGCAATAAGGCGGGGGGATTGAGCAACATCGTCGAAAAATCATTGGGCGCCATCGTCAAGAGCGGCAGCACCAATCTGGTCGATGTCTACGACTACGCCGAACAGATCGAGCGCCGGGGGTTCGTGTTTATGGACACGCCCGGCTACGATCCCGTGTCGGTCACCGGCATGGTGGCTGGCGGGTGCAACCTGGTGTTGTTCACCACCGGGCGTGGCTCTGTGTTCGGGTTCAAGCCTGCGCCATCGATCAAGATAAGCACCAATTCACCCACCTTTGAGCGCATGCCGGGCGACATGGACTTCGACGCCGGGCGGGTGCTGGAGAAAGATGGCAGCCTGGAAACGCTGGCCGCCGAACTCTTCGACCTTATCGTTGATGTGGCCTCGGGAGCGCCTTCCCGGAGCGAGGCGCAAAACGTGGGCACCCTGGAATTCGTCCCCTGGCGTAGCGGCCCGATTGTCTAG
- a CDS encoding secondary thiamine-phosphate synthase enzyme YjbQ codes for MTVNTQSIAIRTGGNADMIDITRQVAEAVRQSGLQAGTVTVFCPSATSGLTTIEYESGALSDLGRLFDEIASPDQPYQHNLRWDDGNGHSHVRAALLGPSLTVPFVDTHLTLGTWQQILYIDFDNRARSRELVVQIMGE; via the coding sequence ATGACCGTCAATACCCAATCCATTGCGATTCGCACCGGTGGCAACGCCGATATGATCGACATTACCCGCCAGGTGGCCGAGGCCGTTCGGCAATCGGGCCTGCAAGCGGGCACCGTAACAGTGTTTTGCCCCAGCGCTACCAGCGGGCTGACCACCATCGAATACGAGTCAGGGGCCCTGTCCGACCTGGGGCGGCTCTTCGATGAGATCGCCTCACCCGACCAGCCCTACCAACACAATCTGCGCTGGGACGACGGCAACGGTCATAGCCACGTGCGAGCAGCGCTGCTTGGCCCTTCACTGACCGTTCCCTTCGTCGACACACATCTGACCCTCGGTACCTGGCAGCAGATCCTCTACATTGATTTCGATAATCGTGCGCGTAGCCGCGAGTTGGTTGTGCAGATTATGGGGGAGTGA
- a CDS encoding NUDIX domain-containing protein, protein MSRKYPSHPLVGVAAVVLRDRQVLLILRGKEPAKGLWGLPGGLLELGETLAQGARREIQEECNIIVEPGPVVGVFEPMDQDGDGRWRYHFVVVDLLARYVSGDLQAGDDAADARWVALEAMDELPMTAETQDIIWKAVGMSPSS, encoded by the coding sequence ATGTCCCGGAAATATCCCAGTCATCCCCTGGTAGGAGTTGCAGCCGTTGTGTTGCGCGATAGACAGGTGCTTTTGATCCTGCGGGGTAAGGAACCGGCCAAAGGCCTTTGGGGACTGCCCGGCGGGCTGTTGGAACTGGGGGAAACCCTGGCGCAGGGTGCCCGCCGCGAGATCCAGGAAGAATGCAATATCATCGTCGAACCGGGGCCGGTCGTGGGTGTGTTCGAGCCTATGGACCAGGATGGCGATGGGCGCTGGCGCTATCATTTCGTCGTGGTTGACCTGCTGGCCCGTTATGTGAGCGGCGATTTGCAGGCCGGCGACGATGCGGCTGACGCCCGCTGGGTTGCGCTCGAAGCCATGGACGAATTGCCGATGACCGCCGAGACCCAGGACATTATCTGGAAAGCGGTCGGGATGTCGCCCTCGTCATGA